The following coding sequences are from one Sciurus carolinensis chromosome 11, mSciCar1.2, whole genome shotgun sequence window:
- the LOC124959223 gene encoding olfactory receptor 52H1, whose amino-acid sequence MIVFNLSSYNPGHFVLVGIPGLEQFHVWIGIPFCMIYIVAVMGNCILLYLIAVERSLHEPMFFFLSMLAMTDLILSTAGVPKTLSIFWLGAREITFPGCLTQMFFLHYSFVLDSAILMAMAFDRYVAICSPLRYTTILTPKTIIKIVVGISFRSFCIILPDVFLLTRLPFCRTRIIPHTYCEHIGVARLACADISINIWYGFCVPIMTVISDVILIAVSYALILSAVFRLPSRDARQKALGTCGSHVCVILMFYTPAFFSILAHRFGHNVSRTFHIMFANLYIVIPPALNPIVYGVKTKQIRDKVILLFSTKSTE is encoded by the coding sequence ATGATCGTTTTCAACTTGAGCAGTTATAACCCAGGACACTTCGTTTTGGTGGGGATCCCAGGCCTGGAGCAATTCCATGTGTGGATTGGGATTCCCTTCTGCATGATCTACATTGTAGCCGTGATGGGAAACTGCATCCTTCTCTACCTCATTGCCGTGGAACGTAGCCTTCACGAACCcatgttcttctttctctccatgcTGGCCATGACTGATCTCATCCTGTCCACAGCAGGTGTACCCAAGACACTCAGTATCTTTTGGCTGGGAGCTCGAGAAATTACATTTCCAGGGTGCCTGACACAAATGTTCTTCCTCCACTATAGTTTTGTCCTGGATTCAGCCATCCTGATGGCCATGGCATTTGATCGTTATGTGGCCATCTGTTCCCCTTTGAGATACACCACTATCTTGACTCCCAAGACCATCATCAAGATTGTTGTGGGCATCTCCTTTCGGAGCTTCTGCATCATCCTGCCTGATGTATTCTTGCTGACGCGCCTACCTTTCTGCAGGACACGTATCATACCCCACACCTACTGTGAGCACATAGGTGTGGCCCGGCTCGCCTGTGCGGACATCTCCATCAACATCTGGTATGGCTTTTGTGTTCCCATCATGACCGTCATCTCAGATGTGATCCTAATTGCTGTCTCCTACGCCCTCATCCTCTCTGCTGTTTTCCGCCTCCCTTCCCGAGATGCCCGTCAGAAAGCCCTTGGCACCTGTGGGTCCCATGTCTGTGTCATCCTCATGTTCTATACACCTGCCTTTTTCTCCATCCTTGCCCATCGCTTTGGACACAATGTCTCTCGCACATTCCACATCATGTTTGCCAACCTCTACATTGTTATCCCACCTGCACTCAACCCCATTGTCTACGGAGTGAAGACCAAACAGATTAGAGATAAGGTCATACTTTTGTTTTCTACGAAAAGCACAGAGTGA